The following proteins come from a genomic window of Paramisgurnus dabryanus chromosome 19, PD_genome_1.1, whole genome shotgun sequence:
- the ehmt2 gene encoding histone-lysine N-methyltransferase EHMT2 isoform X1, with protein sequence MSAAERAREIISDGSPHSSHEQLFTPIKRKQMEDEGLPATSSKTLTGSGVKAPISAISSPSSASGRAKMSVCGPGSKTASSSSSSVLSAATTPPKIHRARKTMNRPPFPQIKSIGSILTSTPEEPLNSSKTATDAVGKKRKVVLVSDDTSPSSGTQEKVPRPQSEPLLAVSPPVEKLEPVATKERDRVWLEDLDDEADEEDFHLLYNTYSGDDLIYSDSKSDDGLTEEPQEAGHLSEHSSGSDRPLAALKKTGGERDESPWKRQGKGKGRDKPPVGQMEADKGVASAASVSGTDYTEVPLDALNISAGDRFSPNADGSDAETEHLEELPLCSCRMEAPRVDGFSSRSSRTCMAIESVNGELVGCTNLIVKGETMRPSSRVSLMVLCETHRSHMVKHHCCPGCGYFCLSGTFLECCPDVRIAHRFHRGCVSVLGGGRSRGGVGVGLLFCPHCGEDASEAREVTIPTAPPSGSNVVMASASSTTATPSLLPSALAVTSQLLNNDKKTGEPVNARMRCRGDVRKGADLQPPNTTPGGGGAGDPVALGDGGVDSVGPSLVLPNGKPICPSALPPGDRRAALQRAILTQDTERRKKLRFHPRQLYPAAKQGEAQRVLLMLMEGIDPSYQSDSQNRRCALHAAAQRGLLEICYLLVQAGAKVDAPDKTLRTPLLEAIVNNHVEVVKYLIQNGACVYHAEEDGSTGLHHAAKMGTFEVVNLLLSTGQVDINAQDSGGWTPVIWAAEHRHIDIIRALLNRGADVTLRDKVNVSYAVLISSVSVCDAVFLSVQEMNVCLHWASFAGSAEIAELVLNAGCPLSYVNMHGDTPLHIAAREGYIDCVTLFLSRGADIDIMNKEGDTPLSLARCDTPVWVALQINRKLRRGVANRVVRTERIICSDVAQGYENVPIPCVNGVDDEGSPSDYKYIAENCETSTMNIDRNITHLQHCSCTDDCSSSDCLCGQLSIRCWYDKDHRLLQEFNKIEPPLIFECNMACSCHRTCKNRVVQAGIKVRLQLYRTEKMGWGVRALQDIPQGSFICEYVGELISDAEADVREDDSYLFDLDNKDGEVYCIDARYYGNISRFINHLCDPNIIPVRVFMLHQDLRFPRIAFFSSRDIYTGQELGFDYGDRFWDIKSKYFTCQCGSEKCKHSAEAIALEQSRLARLESCPDSAPETTLTVLGNS encoded by the exons ATGTCGGCAGCTGAGCGAGCGCGCGAG ATCATATCAGATGGCTCTCCACACTCCAGCCATGAAC AGTTGTTTACACCTATAAAGAGAAAACAGATGGAAGATGAGGGACTGCCAGCCACCTCCAGCAAAACTTTAACAG GCAGTGGTGTAAAAGCACCAATCTCTGCCATCTCATCTCCATCTTCAGCGTCTGGTAGAGCTAAGATGAGTGTCTGTGGACCCGGCAGTAAGACGGCTTCATCTTCATCCTCCTCAGTTCTGTCTGCAGCAACTACCCCACCCAAAATCCACCGCGCACGTAAGACCATGAACAGACCTCCGTTTCCACAG ATAAAGTCTATAGGGTCGATTTTAACATCTACACCTGAGGAACCTCTCAACAGCAGTAAAACAGCCACTGACGcag tTGGAAAGAAGCGTAAAGTTGTGTTGGTCTCAGATGACACATCGCCCTCTTCAGGAACTCAAGAGAAAGTTCCCAGACCTCAGTCAGAG CCTTTACTGGCTGTGTCTCCACCCGTGGAGAAGTTGGAGCCAGTTGCGACTAAAGAGCGTGATCGTGTTTGGCTGGAGGATCTTGATGATGAGGCAGATGAGGAAGATTTCCACCTGCTGTACAACACTTATTCAGGAGATGATCTGATTTACTCGGACAGCAAG TCAGATGATGGGTTGACAGAAGAGCCACAGGAGGCGGGGCATCTCTCTGAACAT AGCTCTGGGTCCGACAGACCCCTCGCTGCTCTTAAGAAAACGGGAGGAGAGAGAGATGAGTCGCCATGGAAACGACAAGGAAAGGGTAAAGGAAGAGATAAACCCCCTGTTGGACAGATGGAGGCAGATAAAG GTGTTGCGAGCGCAGCTTCGGTGAGTGGGACGGACTACACTGAAGTTCCTCTGGATGCGCTGAATATTTCTGCAGGCGACAGATTCTCTCCGAATGCAG ATGGCAGTGATGCAGAAACCGAACATCTAGAAGAGCTTCCTTTGTGTAGCTGCCGGATGGAGGCACCACGTGTGGATGGATTCAGTTCTCGCTCCAGTCGAACATGTATGGCCATCGAGAGCGTCAATGGAGAG TTGGTGGGCTGTACCAATTTGATCGTGAAAGGGGAGACGATGCGTCCGTCCAGCCGTGTGTCTCTTATGGTGTTGTGTGAGACACATCGCTCACACATGGTCAAACATCACTGCTGTCCAGGCTGTGGATATTTCTGCCTTTCT GGAACGTTTCTCGAATGTTGTCCGGATGTTCGTATCGCTCATCGATTCCACCGCGGATGCGTGTCTGTGCTGGGTGGTGGGCGGAGTCGAGGAGGAGTGGGCGTTGGCCTGTTGTTCTGTCCTCACTGCGGTGAAGATGCATCAGAGGCCCGTGAGGTCACCATCCCCACAGCGCCACCTTCAGGCAGTAATGTGGTGATGGCGAGCGCGTCATCCACCACGGCCACGCCCTCCCTACTTCCGTCTGCTCTCGCTGTCACATCACAACTGCTAAACAACGACAAAAAAACAGGAGAGCCAGTCAA CGCGAGGATGCGTTGCCGTGGAGATGTCAGAAAAGGGGCGGACCTACAACCTCCAAATACCACACCAGGAGGAGGCGGAGCAGGGGATCCGGTCGCTCTGGGTGATGGCGGTGTGGACAGCGTAGGACCGTCACTTGTCCTACCCAATGGAAAGCCCATTTGCCCCAGCGCGCTTCCCCCCGGAGACAGAAGGGCGGCGCTGCAGAGAGCAATTCTTACACAGGATACTGAAAG GAGGAAGAAGTTGCGCTTTCATCCCCGTCAGCTCTATCCGGCAGCCAAGCAGGGTGAAGCTCAGCGGGTTTTGCTCATGCTCA TGGAGGGCATCGACCCGTCGTATCAGTCAGACTCTCAGAATCGGCGTTGTGCTTTGCATGCAGCTGCTCAGCGGGGTCTGCTGGAGATTTGTTACCTGCTTGTACAG GCAGGCGCTAAGGTGGACGCCCCAGATAAGACCCTGAGGACCCCTCTGTTAGAAGCAATAGTGAACAATCATGTGGAGGTGGTGAAGTACCTGATCCAGAACGGAGCCTGTGTTTACCACGCT gAGGAAGACGGTTCTACTGGGCTTCATCATGCTGCTAAAATGGGAACATTTGAGGTGGTGAATCTGTTACTGAGCACTGGACAGGTGGACATTAACGCACAG GACAGCGGCGGTTGGACGCCCGTCATCTGGGCGGCTGAACACAGACACATAGATATCATCCGAGCTCTGTTGAACAGAGGAGCGGACGTCACGCTCAGAGATAAGGTAAATGTCTCATATGCCGTCTTAATATCCTCCGTCTCTGTTTGTGACGCTGTCTTTTTGTCCGTACAGGAAATGAACGTTTGCCTTCATTGGGCATCGTTTGCGGGCAGCGCTGAGATAGCAGAGCTGGTTCTCAATGCAGGCTGTCCTCTCTCATATGTAAATATGCATGGAGACACGCCGCTACACATCGCCGCACGAGAGGGATACATCGACTGTGTCAC TTTGTTCCTTTCACGGGGCGCTGACATCGACATCATGAATAAGGAGGGAGACACTCCCCTTTCCCTCGCCCGCTGTGACACGCCAGTCTGGGTGGCGCTCCAGATTAACAGGAAGTTGCGTAGAGGAGTAGCCAATCGTGTCGTACGCACAGAGAGGATCATATGCAG TGATGTAGCACAAGGGTACGAGAACGTCCCGATCCCGTGTGTAAACGGTGTGGATGACGAAGGCTCCCCGTCCGACTACAAATACATTGCAGAAAACTGCGAAACATCAACCATGAACATCGACCGCAACATCACACACCTGCAG cacTGCAGCTGTACAGACGACTGCTCTTCCAGCGACTGTCTCTGTGGACAGCTAAGCATCCGCTGCTGGTATGATAAG GATCATCGTCTCCTGCAGGAGTTTAATAAAATCGAGCCTCCTCTCATCTTTGAATGCAATATGGCTTGTTCCTGCCACAGAACCTGTAAGAACAGAGTCGTACAAGCTGGAATCAA GGTTCGTTTACAGCTGTACCGCACAGAGAAGATGGGTTGGGGCGTCAGAGCCCTTCAGGATATTCCACAAGGAAGTTTCATCTGCGA GTATGTTGGTGAGCTGATCTCTGATGCTGAGGCTGATGTTAGAGAGGATGATTCGTACCTTTTTGACCTGGATAACAAG GATGGTGAAGTGTACTGTATTGACGCCCGTTATTATGGCAACATCAGTCGCTTTATAAACCACCTGTGTGACCCCAACATCATTCCTGTACGCGTGTTCATGTTGCATCAGGATCTGAGGTTTCCTCGCATCGCATTCTTCAGCTCCAGAGATATTTATACTGGACAGGAACTGGG GTTTGATTATGGAGATCGTTTCTGGGATATTAAGAGCAAGTACTTCACCTGTCAGTGCGGTTCAGAGAAATGCAAACACTCAGCGGAGGCCATCGCTCTGGAGCAGAGTCGACTCGCCCGTCTGGAGTCTTGTCCTGATTCTGCTCCTGAAACTACACTTACTGTTTTAGGAAACTCATGA
- the ehmt2 gene encoding histone-lysine N-methyltransferase EHMT2 isoform X3: MSAAERAREIISDGSPHSSHEQLFTPIKRKQMEDEGLPATSSKTLTGSGVKAPISAISSPSSASGRAKMSVCGPGSKTASSSSSSVLSAATTPPKIHRARKTMNRPPFPQIKSIGSILTSTPEEPLNSSKTATDAVGKKRKVVLVSDDTSPSSGTQEKVPRPQSEPLLAVSPPVEKLEPVATKERDRVWLEDLDDEADEEDFHLLYNTYSGDDLIYSDSKSDDGLTEEPQEAGHLSEHSSGSDRPLAALKKTGGERDESPWKRQGKGKGRDKPPVGQMEADKGVASAASVSGTDYTEVPLDALNISAGDRFSPNADGSDAETEHLEELPLCSCRMEAPRVDGFSSRSSRTCMAIESVNGELVGCTNLIVKGETMRPSSRVSLMVLCETHRSHMVKHHCCPGCGYFCLSGTFLECCPDVRIAHRFHRGCVSVLGGGRSRGGVGVGLLFCPHCGEDASEAREVTIPTAPPSGSNVVMASASSTTATPSLLPSALAVTSQLLNNDKKTGEPVNARMRCRGDVRKGADLQPPNTTPGGGGAGDPVALGDGGVDSVGPSLVLPNGKPICPSALPPGDRRAALQRAILTQDTERRKKLRFHPRQLYPAAKQGEAQRVLLMLMEGIDPSYQSDSQNRRCALHAAAQRGLLEICYLLVQAGAKVDAPDKTLRTPLLEAIVNNHVEVVKYLIQNGACVYHAEDGSTGLHHAAKMGTFEVVNLLLSTGQVDINAQDSGGWTPVIWAAEHRHIDIIRALLNRGADVTLRDKEMNVCLHWASFAGSAEIAELVLNAGCPLSYVNMHGDTPLHIAAREGYIDCVTLFLSRGADIDIMNKEGDTPLSLARCDTPVWVALQINRKLRRGVANRVVRTERIICSDVAQGYENVPIPCVNGVDDEGSPSDYKYIAENCETSTMNIDRNITHLQHCSCTDDCSSSDCLCGQLSIRCWYDKDHRLLQEFNKIEPPLIFECNMACSCHRTCKNRVVQAGIKVRLQLYRTEKMGWGVRALQDIPQGSFICEYVGELISDAEADVREDDSYLFDLDNKDGEVYCIDARYYGNISRFINHLCDPNIIPVRVFMLHQDLRFPRIAFFSSRDIYTGQELGFDYGDRFWDIKSKYFTCQCGSEKCKHSAEAIALEQSRLARLESCPDSAPETTLTVLGNS, translated from the exons ATGTCGGCAGCTGAGCGAGCGCGCGAG ATCATATCAGATGGCTCTCCACACTCCAGCCATGAAC AGTTGTTTACACCTATAAAGAGAAAACAGATGGAAGATGAGGGACTGCCAGCCACCTCCAGCAAAACTTTAACAG GCAGTGGTGTAAAAGCACCAATCTCTGCCATCTCATCTCCATCTTCAGCGTCTGGTAGAGCTAAGATGAGTGTCTGTGGACCCGGCAGTAAGACGGCTTCATCTTCATCCTCCTCAGTTCTGTCTGCAGCAACTACCCCACCCAAAATCCACCGCGCACGTAAGACCATGAACAGACCTCCGTTTCCACAG ATAAAGTCTATAGGGTCGATTTTAACATCTACACCTGAGGAACCTCTCAACAGCAGTAAAACAGCCACTGACGcag tTGGAAAGAAGCGTAAAGTTGTGTTGGTCTCAGATGACACATCGCCCTCTTCAGGAACTCAAGAGAAAGTTCCCAGACCTCAGTCAGAG CCTTTACTGGCTGTGTCTCCACCCGTGGAGAAGTTGGAGCCAGTTGCGACTAAAGAGCGTGATCGTGTTTGGCTGGAGGATCTTGATGATGAGGCAGATGAGGAAGATTTCCACCTGCTGTACAACACTTATTCAGGAGATGATCTGATTTACTCGGACAGCAAG TCAGATGATGGGTTGACAGAAGAGCCACAGGAGGCGGGGCATCTCTCTGAACAT AGCTCTGGGTCCGACAGACCCCTCGCTGCTCTTAAGAAAACGGGAGGAGAGAGAGATGAGTCGCCATGGAAACGACAAGGAAAGGGTAAAGGAAGAGATAAACCCCCTGTTGGACAGATGGAGGCAGATAAAG GTGTTGCGAGCGCAGCTTCGGTGAGTGGGACGGACTACACTGAAGTTCCTCTGGATGCGCTGAATATTTCTGCAGGCGACAGATTCTCTCCGAATGCAG ATGGCAGTGATGCAGAAACCGAACATCTAGAAGAGCTTCCTTTGTGTAGCTGCCGGATGGAGGCACCACGTGTGGATGGATTCAGTTCTCGCTCCAGTCGAACATGTATGGCCATCGAGAGCGTCAATGGAGAG TTGGTGGGCTGTACCAATTTGATCGTGAAAGGGGAGACGATGCGTCCGTCCAGCCGTGTGTCTCTTATGGTGTTGTGTGAGACACATCGCTCACACATGGTCAAACATCACTGCTGTCCAGGCTGTGGATATTTCTGCCTTTCT GGAACGTTTCTCGAATGTTGTCCGGATGTTCGTATCGCTCATCGATTCCACCGCGGATGCGTGTCTGTGCTGGGTGGTGGGCGGAGTCGAGGAGGAGTGGGCGTTGGCCTGTTGTTCTGTCCTCACTGCGGTGAAGATGCATCAGAGGCCCGTGAGGTCACCATCCCCACAGCGCCACCTTCAGGCAGTAATGTGGTGATGGCGAGCGCGTCATCCACCACGGCCACGCCCTCCCTACTTCCGTCTGCTCTCGCTGTCACATCACAACTGCTAAACAACGACAAAAAAACAGGAGAGCCAGTCAA CGCGAGGATGCGTTGCCGTGGAGATGTCAGAAAAGGGGCGGACCTACAACCTCCAAATACCACACCAGGAGGAGGCGGAGCAGGGGATCCGGTCGCTCTGGGTGATGGCGGTGTGGACAGCGTAGGACCGTCACTTGTCCTACCCAATGGAAAGCCCATTTGCCCCAGCGCGCTTCCCCCCGGAGACAGAAGGGCGGCGCTGCAGAGAGCAATTCTTACACAGGATACTGAAAG GAGGAAGAAGTTGCGCTTTCATCCCCGTCAGCTCTATCCGGCAGCCAAGCAGGGTGAAGCTCAGCGGGTTTTGCTCATGCTCA TGGAGGGCATCGACCCGTCGTATCAGTCAGACTCTCAGAATCGGCGTTGTGCTTTGCATGCAGCTGCTCAGCGGGGTCTGCTGGAGATTTGTTACCTGCTTGTACAG GCAGGCGCTAAGGTGGACGCCCCAGATAAGACCCTGAGGACCCCTCTGTTAGAAGCAATAGTGAACAATCATGTGGAGGTGGTGAAGTACCTGATCCAGAACGGAGCCTGTGTTTACCACGCT GAAGACGGTTCTACTGGGCTTCATCATGCTGCTAAAATGGGAACATTTGAGGTGGTGAATCTGTTACTGAGCACTGGACAGGTGGACATTAACGCACAG GACAGCGGCGGTTGGACGCCCGTCATCTGGGCGGCTGAACACAGACACATAGATATCATCCGAGCTCTGTTGAACAGAGGAGCGGACGTCACGCTCAGAGATAAG GAAATGAACGTTTGCCTTCATTGGGCATCGTTTGCGGGCAGCGCTGAGATAGCAGAGCTGGTTCTCAATGCAGGCTGTCCTCTCTCATATGTAAATATGCATGGAGACACGCCGCTACACATCGCCGCACGAGAGGGATACATCGACTGTGTCAC TTTGTTCCTTTCACGGGGCGCTGACATCGACATCATGAATAAGGAGGGAGACACTCCCCTTTCCCTCGCCCGCTGTGACACGCCAGTCTGGGTGGCGCTCCAGATTAACAGGAAGTTGCGTAGAGGAGTAGCCAATCGTGTCGTACGCACAGAGAGGATCATATGCAG TGATGTAGCACAAGGGTACGAGAACGTCCCGATCCCGTGTGTAAACGGTGTGGATGACGAAGGCTCCCCGTCCGACTACAAATACATTGCAGAAAACTGCGAAACATCAACCATGAACATCGACCGCAACATCACACACCTGCAG cacTGCAGCTGTACAGACGACTGCTCTTCCAGCGACTGTCTCTGTGGACAGCTAAGCATCCGCTGCTGGTATGATAAG GATCATCGTCTCCTGCAGGAGTTTAATAAAATCGAGCCTCCTCTCATCTTTGAATGCAATATGGCTTGTTCCTGCCACAGAACCTGTAAGAACAGAGTCGTACAAGCTGGAATCAA GGTTCGTTTACAGCTGTACCGCACAGAGAAGATGGGTTGGGGCGTCAGAGCCCTTCAGGATATTCCACAAGGAAGTTTCATCTGCGA GTATGTTGGTGAGCTGATCTCTGATGCTGAGGCTGATGTTAGAGAGGATGATTCGTACCTTTTTGACCTGGATAACAAG GATGGTGAAGTGTACTGTATTGACGCCCGTTATTATGGCAACATCAGTCGCTTTATAAACCACCTGTGTGACCCCAACATCATTCCTGTACGCGTGTTCATGTTGCATCAGGATCTGAGGTTTCCTCGCATCGCATTCTTCAGCTCCAGAGATATTTATACTGGACAGGAACTGGG GTTTGATTATGGAGATCGTTTCTGGGATATTAAGAGCAAGTACTTCACCTGTCAGTGCGGTTCAGAGAAATGCAAACACTCAGCGGAGGCCATCGCTCTGGAGCAGAGTCGACTCGCCCGTCTGGAGTCTTGTCCTGATTCTGCTCCTGAAACTACACTTACTGTTTTAGGAAACTCATGA
- the ehmt2 gene encoding histone-lysine N-methyltransferase EHMT2 isoform X2: protein MSAAERAREIISDGSPHSSHEQLFTPIKRKQMEDEGLPATSSKTLTGSGVKAPISAISSPSSASGRAKMSVCGPGSKTASSSSSSVLSAATTPPKIHRARKTMNRPPFPQIKSIGSILTSTPEEPLNSSKTATDAVGKKRKVVLVSDDTSPSSGTQEKVPRPQSEPLLAVSPPVEKLEPVATKERDRVWLEDLDDEADEEDFHLLYNTYSGDDLIYSDSKSDDGLTEEPQEAGHLSEHSSGSDRPLAALKKTGGERDESPWKRQGKGKGRDKPPVGQMEADKGVASAASVSGTDYTEVPLDALNISAGDRFSPNADGSDAETEHLEELPLCSCRMEAPRVDGFSSRSSRTCMAIESVNGELVGCTNLIVKGETMRPSSRVSLMVLCETHRSHMVKHHCCPGCGYFCLSGTFLECCPDVRIAHRFHRGCVSVLGGGRSRGGVGVGLLFCPHCGEDASEAREVTIPTAPPSGSNVVMASASSTTATPSLLPSALAVTSQLLNNDKKTGEPVNARMRCRGDVRKGADLQPPNTTPGGGGAGDPVALGDGGVDSVGPSLVLPNGKPICPSALPPGDRRAALQRAILTQDTERRKKLRFHPRQLYPAAKQGEAQRVLLMLMEGIDPSYQSDSQNRRCALHAAAQRGLLEICYLLVQAGAKVDAPDKTLRTPLLEAIVNNHVEVVKYLIQNGACVYHAEEDGSTGLHHAAKMGTFEVVNLLLSTGQVDINAQDSGGWTPVIWAAEHRHIDIIRALLNRGADVTLRDKEMNVCLHWASFAGSAEIAELVLNAGCPLSYVNMHGDTPLHIAAREGYIDCVTLFLSRGADIDIMNKEGDTPLSLARCDTPVWVALQINRKLRRGVANRVVRTERIICSDVAQGYENVPIPCVNGVDDEGSPSDYKYIAENCETSTMNIDRNITHLQHCSCTDDCSSSDCLCGQLSIRCWYDKDHRLLQEFNKIEPPLIFECNMACSCHRTCKNRVVQAGIKVRLQLYRTEKMGWGVRALQDIPQGSFICEYVGELISDAEADVREDDSYLFDLDNKDGEVYCIDARYYGNISRFINHLCDPNIIPVRVFMLHQDLRFPRIAFFSSRDIYTGQELGFDYGDRFWDIKSKYFTCQCGSEKCKHSAEAIALEQSRLARLESCPDSAPETTLTVLGNS from the exons ATGTCGGCAGCTGAGCGAGCGCGCGAG ATCATATCAGATGGCTCTCCACACTCCAGCCATGAAC AGTTGTTTACACCTATAAAGAGAAAACAGATGGAAGATGAGGGACTGCCAGCCACCTCCAGCAAAACTTTAACAG GCAGTGGTGTAAAAGCACCAATCTCTGCCATCTCATCTCCATCTTCAGCGTCTGGTAGAGCTAAGATGAGTGTCTGTGGACCCGGCAGTAAGACGGCTTCATCTTCATCCTCCTCAGTTCTGTCTGCAGCAACTACCCCACCCAAAATCCACCGCGCACGTAAGACCATGAACAGACCTCCGTTTCCACAG ATAAAGTCTATAGGGTCGATTTTAACATCTACACCTGAGGAACCTCTCAACAGCAGTAAAACAGCCACTGACGcag tTGGAAAGAAGCGTAAAGTTGTGTTGGTCTCAGATGACACATCGCCCTCTTCAGGAACTCAAGAGAAAGTTCCCAGACCTCAGTCAGAG CCTTTACTGGCTGTGTCTCCACCCGTGGAGAAGTTGGAGCCAGTTGCGACTAAAGAGCGTGATCGTGTTTGGCTGGAGGATCTTGATGATGAGGCAGATGAGGAAGATTTCCACCTGCTGTACAACACTTATTCAGGAGATGATCTGATTTACTCGGACAGCAAG TCAGATGATGGGTTGACAGAAGAGCCACAGGAGGCGGGGCATCTCTCTGAACAT AGCTCTGGGTCCGACAGACCCCTCGCTGCTCTTAAGAAAACGGGAGGAGAGAGAGATGAGTCGCCATGGAAACGACAAGGAAAGGGTAAAGGAAGAGATAAACCCCCTGTTGGACAGATGGAGGCAGATAAAG GTGTTGCGAGCGCAGCTTCGGTGAGTGGGACGGACTACACTGAAGTTCCTCTGGATGCGCTGAATATTTCTGCAGGCGACAGATTCTCTCCGAATGCAG ATGGCAGTGATGCAGAAACCGAACATCTAGAAGAGCTTCCTTTGTGTAGCTGCCGGATGGAGGCACCACGTGTGGATGGATTCAGTTCTCGCTCCAGTCGAACATGTATGGCCATCGAGAGCGTCAATGGAGAG TTGGTGGGCTGTACCAATTTGATCGTGAAAGGGGAGACGATGCGTCCGTCCAGCCGTGTGTCTCTTATGGTGTTGTGTGAGACACATCGCTCACACATGGTCAAACATCACTGCTGTCCAGGCTGTGGATATTTCTGCCTTTCT GGAACGTTTCTCGAATGTTGTCCGGATGTTCGTATCGCTCATCGATTCCACCGCGGATGCGTGTCTGTGCTGGGTGGTGGGCGGAGTCGAGGAGGAGTGGGCGTTGGCCTGTTGTTCTGTCCTCACTGCGGTGAAGATGCATCAGAGGCCCGTGAGGTCACCATCCCCACAGCGCCACCTTCAGGCAGTAATGTGGTGATGGCGAGCGCGTCATCCACCACGGCCACGCCCTCCCTACTTCCGTCTGCTCTCGCTGTCACATCACAACTGCTAAACAACGACAAAAAAACAGGAGAGCCAGTCAA CGCGAGGATGCGTTGCCGTGGAGATGTCAGAAAAGGGGCGGACCTACAACCTCCAAATACCACACCAGGAGGAGGCGGAGCAGGGGATCCGGTCGCTCTGGGTGATGGCGGTGTGGACAGCGTAGGACCGTCACTTGTCCTACCCAATGGAAAGCCCATTTGCCCCAGCGCGCTTCCCCCCGGAGACAGAAGGGCGGCGCTGCAGAGAGCAATTCTTACACAGGATACTGAAAG GAGGAAGAAGTTGCGCTTTCATCCCCGTCAGCTCTATCCGGCAGCCAAGCAGGGTGAAGCTCAGCGGGTTTTGCTCATGCTCA TGGAGGGCATCGACCCGTCGTATCAGTCAGACTCTCAGAATCGGCGTTGTGCTTTGCATGCAGCTGCTCAGCGGGGTCTGCTGGAGATTTGTTACCTGCTTGTACAG GCAGGCGCTAAGGTGGACGCCCCAGATAAGACCCTGAGGACCCCTCTGTTAGAAGCAATAGTGAACAATCATGTGGAGGTGGTGAAGTACCTGATCCAGAACGGAGCCTGTGTTTACCACGCT gAGGAAGACGGTTCTACTGGGCTTCATCATGCTGCTAAAATGGGAACATTTGAGGTGGTGAATCTGTTACTGAGCACTGGACAGGTGGACATTAACGCACAG GACAGCGGCGGTTGGACGCCCGTCATCTGGGCGGCTGAACACAGACACATAGATATCATCCGAGCTCTGTTGAACAGAGGAGCGGACGTCACGCTCAGAGATAAG GAAATGAACGTTTGCCTTCATTGGGCATCGTTTGCGGGCAGCGCTGAGATAGCAGAGCTGGTTCTCAATGCAGGCTGTCCTCTCTCATATGTAAATATGCATGGAGACACGCCGCTACACATCGCCGCACGAGAGGGATACATCGACTGTGTCAC TTTGTTCCTTTCACGGGGCGCTGACATCGACATCATGAATAAGGAGGGAGACACTCCCCTTTCCCTCGCCCGCTGTGACACGCCAGTCTGGGTGGCGCTCCAGATTAACAGGAAGTTGCGTAGAGGAGTAGCCAATCGTGTCGTACGCACAGAGAGGATCATATGCAG TGATGTAGCACAAGGGTACGAGAACGTCCCGATCCCGTGTGTAAACGGTGTGGATGACGAAGGCTCCCCGTCCGACTACAAATACATTGCAGAAAACTGCGAAACATCAACCATGAACATCGACCGCAACATCACACACCTGCAG cacTGCAGCTGTACAGACGACTGCTCTTCCAGCGACTGTCTCTGTGGACAGCTAAGCATCCGCTGCTGGTATGATAAG GATCATCGTCTCCTGCAGGAGTTTAATAAAATCGAGCCTCCTCTCATCTTTGAATGCAATATGGCTTGTTCCTGCCACAGAACCTGTAAGAACAGAGTCGTACAAGCTGGAATCAA GGTTCGTTTACAGCTGTACCGCACAGAGAAGATGGGTTGGGGCGTCAGAGCCCTTCAGGATATTCCACAAGGAAGTTTCATCTGCGA GTATGTTGGTGAGCTGATCTCTGATGCTGAGGCTGATGTTAGAGAGGATGATTCGTACCTTTTTGACCTGGATAACAAG GATGGTGAAGTGTACTGTATTGACGCCCGTTATTATGGCAACATCAGTCGCTTTATAAACCACCTGTGTGACCCCAACATCATTCCTGTACGCGTGTTCATGTTGCATCAGGATCTGAGGTTTCCTCGCATCGCATTCTTCAGCTCCAGAGATATTTATACTGGACAGGAACTGGG GTTTGATTATGGAGATCGTTTCTGGGATATTAAGAGCAAGTACTTCACCTGTCAGTGCGGTTCAGAGAAATGCAAACACTCAGCGGAGGCCATCGCTCTGGAGCAGAGTCGACTCGCCCGTCTGGAGTCTTGTCCTGATTCTGCTCCTGAAACTACACTTACTGTTTTAGGAAACTCATGA